A single region of the Streptomyces sp. NBC_00425 genome encodes:
- a CDS encoding adenylosuccinate lyase produces MDEELRSLTERLRRESGGTALYERLTATADRDALAGVLTEPGQPLWARELAAFRLGVAGDRRAFEALVLLLNHRDPPRCASAARALARLDDPRTARAAAALATNELRVAYALQPVRLLVELRAPESVPALITTLRRRLRPHDPHRRVALACVEGLGALGDGRARPVLNDALAHPVLAEAAVHALARIPRQR; encoded by the coding sequence ATGGACGAAGAGTTGCGATCGCTCACGGAGCGCTTACGGCGGGAGTCGGGAGGCACGGCACTCTACGAGCGGCTCACCGCCACCGCCGACCGCGACGCGCTGGCGGGGGTGCTCACCGAGCCGGGACAGCCGCTGTGGGCCCGCGAACTGGCCGCGTTCCGGCTGGGGGTGGCCGGGGACCGTCGCGCCTTCGAGGCGCTCGTCCTGCTGCTCAACCACCGGGACCCGCCGCGCTGCGCCTCCGCCGCCCGTGCGCTGGCCCGCCTCGACGACCCGCGCACCGCCCGCGCCGCCGCCGCCCTGGCCACCAACGAACTGCGGGTGGCCTACGCCCTGCAGCCCGTTCGGCTGCTGGTGGAACTGCGCGCGCCCGAGTCCGTGCCCGCGCTGATCACGACGCTGCGGCGGCGGCTGCGGCCGCACGACCCCCACCGGCGGGTGGCGCTCGCCTGTGTGGAGGGGCTCGGCGCCCTGGGCGACGGCCGCGCCCGGCCGGTGCTGAACGACGCGCTCGCCCACCCGGTCCTCGCGGAGGCGGCCGTGCACGCGCTGGCGCGGATCCCCCGGCAGCGGTGA
- a CDS encoding 3-hydroxyacyl-CoA dehydrogenase family protein: protein MAAPLSDTPLSPLQTIAVIGLGTMGSGIAEVLATAGRDVIGVDISEAQTARAVAALESSTARSVQRGRLTEQQRTDVLARVRVSTDLRAAADADLVIEVAPESYEVKQQIFRELDGIVRPGTILATGTNALSVTRLAADSAHPERVLGLHFFNPAPAMKLVEVVSSVLTAPAAVSAVTDLALDLGKEPVAVGDRPGFVADGLLFGYLNQAAAMYEARYASREDIDAAMRLGCGLPMGPLALLDLIGVDTARTVLEAMYAESHDRLHAPAPILGQLSEAGLTGRKSGRGFYTYEAPGSATVVPDALTPLSGGDGAVGRTVASVGVAGSGTMASGIAEVFAKAGYDVVLAARSEEKAQTAKARIGKSLSRSVDKGRLTAEAAAQILGRITPAGSYDAFADVDLALEAVAEDLEVKQQLFATLDKVCKPGAVLATTTSSLPVVACARATSRPQDVIGMHFFNPAPAMKLVEVVRTVLTAEDVHATVREVCARIKKHAVDCGDRAGFIVNALLFPYLNNAIKMVQEHYATLDDIDAAMKLGGGYPMGPFELLDVVGLDVSLAIEKVLHREFRDPGLAPAPLLEHLVAAGCLGRKTGRGFREYARR, encoded by the coding sequence ATGGCCGCTCCCCTGTCCGACACCCCTCTGTCCCCGCTCCAGACGATCGCCGTCATCGGCCTCGGCACCATGGGCTCCGGCATCGCCGAGGTCCTGGCCACGGCCGGCCGCGACGTGATCGGCGTCGACATCAGCGAGGCCCAGACCGCGCGTGCCGTCGCCGCGCTGGAGTCCTCCACCGCCCGCTCCGTGCAGCGTGGGCGGCTCACCGAGCAGCAGCGCACGGACGTCCTGGCCCGGGTCCGCGTCTCCACCGACCTGCGCGCCGCGGCCGACGCCGACCTCGTGATCGAGGTGGCGCCGGAGTCGTACGAGGTCAAGCAGCAGATCTTCCGCGAGCTGGACGGGATCGTGCGTCCCGGGACCATCCTCGCCACCGGCACCAACGCGCTCTCCGTGACCCGCCTGGCCGCCGACTCGGCCCACCCGGAGCGGGTGCTGGGCCTGCACTTCTTCAACCCGGCGCCGGCCATGAAGCTCGTCGAGGTCGTCTCCTCGGTGCTGACCGCCCCGGCCGCCGTCAGCGCCGTCACCGACCTCGCGCTCGACCTGGGCAAGGAGCCCGTCGCGGTCGGCGACCGTCCCGGCTTCGTCGCCGACGGGCTGCTGTTCGGCTACCTCAACCAGGCCGCCGCGATGTACGAGGCCCGGTACGCCTCCCGCGAGGACATCGACGCGGCGATGCGGCTGGGCTGCGGCCTGCCGATGGGCCCGCTGGCCCTGCTGGACCTGATCGGCGTCGACACCGCCCGTACGGTCCTGGAGGCCATGTACGCCGAGTCCCACGACCGTCTGCACGCCCCCGCGCCGATCCTGGGGCAGCTCAGCGAGGCCGGCCTGACGGGCCGTAAGTCGGGCCGCGGCTTCTACACCTACGAGGCCCCGGGCAGCGCGACGGTCGTCCCGGACGCGCTGACGCCGCTGTCGGGCGGGGACGGGGCCGTGGGCCGTACGGTCGCCTCGGTCGGCGTCGCCGGCTCCGGCACCATGGCCTCCGGCATCGCCGAGGTCTTCGCCAAGGCCGGTTACGACGTCGTCCTCGCCGCCCGCAGCGAGGAGAAGGCGCAGACCGCCAAGGCGCGGATCGGCAAGTCGCTGTCTCGCTCCGTCGACAAGGGCCGGCTGACCGCCGAGGCCGCCGCCCAGATCCTGGGCCGGATCACCCCGGCCGGCTCCTACGACGCGTTCGCCGACGTCGACCTGGCGCTGGAGGCGGTCGCCGAGGACCTCGAGGTCAAGCAGCAGCTCTTCGCGACGCTGGACAAGGTGTGCAAGCCCGGCGCGGTCCTCGCCACGACGACCTCCTCGCTGCCGGTCGTCGCCTGCGCCCGCGCCACCTCGCGCCCGCAGGACGTGATCGGGATGCACTTCTTCAACCCGGCGCCCGCGATGAAGCTGGTCGAGGTCGTGCGCACGGTGCTGACGGCCGAGGACGTCCACGCGACGGTCCGCGAGGTGTGCGCGCGGATCAAGAAGCACGCCGTCGACTGCGGCGACCGCGCGGGCTTCATCGTGAACGCGCTGCTCTTCCCGTACCTCAACAACGCGATCAAGATGGTGCAGGAGCACTACGCGACCCTGGACGACATCGACGCCGCGATGAAGCTGGGCGGCGGCTACCCGATGGGGCCCTTCGAACTGCTGGACGTGGTCGGTCTCGACGTCTCCCTGGCCATCGAGAAGGTCCTGCACCGCGAGTTCCGCGACCCGGGACTGGCCCCGGCGCCGCTGCTGGAGCACCTGGTGGCCGCGGGCTGCCTCGGCCGCAAGACCGGCCGCGGCTTCCGCGAATATGCCCGCCGCTGA
- a CDS encoding TetR family transcriptional regulator, whose translation MSQPARSSRTPATPDAPESAAGSRAAAQRLKMRRELAAAAMELFSTKGYEATTVDEIAAAAGVARRTFFRHFRSKEEAIFPDHDDTLIRAEAVLNAAPAHEHPLDTVCRGIKEVMRMYAARPEISVARYQLTREVPTLREAEIASVARYERLFTRYLLGHFDEHAHDDDANDDPLLAEVAASAVVTAHNHVLRRWLRAGGQGDVESQLDHAFAIVRKTFGTGIGAGRGSAGAPQPVAAAVSSAQGEVLVTVARTDASLDEVMRTIEQALKER comes from the coding sequence ATGTCCCAGCCCGCCAGGTCCTCACGTACACCAGCCACGCCCGACGCGCCGGAGAGCGCCGCAGGCAGCCGCGCGGCCGCCCAGCGGCTCAAGATGCGCCGAGAACTGGCGGCTGCGGCCATGGAGCTGTTCTCGACCAAGGGGTACGAGGCGACCACCGTCGACGAGATCGCCGCGGCGGCCGGCGTCGCCCGCCGCACCTTCTTCCGTCACTTCCGCTCGAAGGAAGAGGCGATCTTCCCCGACCACGACGACACCCTGATCCGGGCGGAGGCCGTGCTGAACGCGGCCCCCGCGCACGAGCATCCGCTGGACACGGTGTGCCGGGGCATCAAGGAGGTCATGCGGATGTACGCGGCGCGGCCGGAGATCTCGGTCGCCCGCTACCAGCTCACGCGCGAGGTGCCCACCCTGCGCGAGGCCGAGATCGCGTCGGTGGCCCGCTACGAGCGGCTGTTCACCCGCTATCTCCTCGGCCACTTCGACGAGCACGCGCACGACGACGACGCCAACGACGACCCGTTGCTCGCCGAGGTCGCGGCCTCCGCGGTGGTCACCGCCCACAACCACGTCCTGCGGCGCTGGCTGCGGGCCGGCGGCCAGGGAGACGTCGAGAGCCAGCTCGACCACGCCTTCGCGATCGTGCGCAAGACGTTCGGGACGGGCATCGGAGCCGGCCGCGGCAGCGCCGGCGCCCCGCAGCCGGTCGCGGCGGCGGTCTCCTCCGCCCAGGGCGAGGTGCTGGTCACCGTCGCCCGGACCGACGCCTCGCTGGACGAGGTCATGCGCACCATCGAGCAGGCGCTCAAGGAGCGCTGA
- the ccrA gene encoding crotonyl-CoA carboxylase/reductase, whose amino-acid sequence MNKILDAIQSPESTPDDFAALPLPESYRAITVHKDETEMFAGLETRDKDPRKSIHLDEVALPELGPGEALVAVMASSVNYNSVWTSIFEPVSTFSFLERYGRLSELTKRHDLPYHVIGSDLAGVVLRTGPGVNAWRPGDEVVAHCLSVELESSDGHNDTMLDPEQRIWGFETNFGGLAEIALVKSNQLMPKPDHLSWEEAAAPGLVNSTAYRQLVSRNGAGMKQGDNVLIWGASGGLGSYATQFALAGGANPICVVSSPQKAEICRAMGAEAIIDRTAEDYRFWKDENTQDPKEWKRFGKRIRELTGGEDIDIVFEHPGRETFGASVYVTRKGGTITTCASTSGYMHQYDNRYLWMSLKRIIGSHFANYREAWEANRLVAKGKIHPTLSKVYSLEETGQAAYDVHRNLHQGKVGVLALAPEEGLGVRDEAKRAQHIDAINRFRNI is encoded by the coding sequence ATGAACAAGATCCTGGACGCGATCCAGTCGCCGGAGTCCACGCCGGACGACTTCGCCGCTCTGCCGCTCCCCGAGTCCTACCGCGCGATCACCGTGCACAAGGACGAGACGGAGATGTTCGCGGGCCTGGAGACCCGCGACAAGGACCCGCGCAAGTCGATCCACCTGGACGAGGTGGCCCTGCCCGAGCTCGGACCGGGCGAGGCCCTGGTGGCCGTCATGGCCTCCTCGGTCAACTACAACTCCGTGTGGACCTCGATCTTCGAGCCGGTCTCCACGTTCTCCTTCCTGGAGCGCTACGGCCGCCTCAGCGAGCTCACCAAGCGGCACGACCTGCCGTACCACGTCATCGGCTCCGACCTCGCGGGCGTCGTGCTGCGCACCGGCCCGGGCGTCAACGCCTGGAGGCCGGGCGACGAGGTCGTCGCGCACTGCCTCTCCGTCGAGCTGGAGTCCTCGGACGGCCACAACGACACGATGCTCGACCCCGAGCAGCGCATCTGGGGCTTCGAGACCAACTTCGGCGGGCTGGCGGAGATCGCCCTGGTCAAGTCCAACCAGCTGATGCCGAAGCCGGACCACCTGTCGTGGGAGGAGGCGGCGGCCCCCGGCCTCGTCAACTCCACCGCCTACCGGCAGCTGGTCTCCCGCAACGGCGCCGGCATGAAGCAGGGCGACAACGTCCTGATCTGGGGCGCCAGCGGCGGACTGGGCAGCTACGCCACGCAGTTCGCGCTGGCCGGCGGCGCCAACCCGATCTGCGTCGTCTCCTCACCGCAGAAGGCGGAGATCTGCCGGGCCATGGGCGCCGAGGCGATCATCGACCGCACCGCCGAGGACTACCGGTTCTGGAAGGACGAGAACACCCAGGACCCCAAGGAGTGGAAGCGCTTCGGCAAGCGCATCCGCGAGCTGACCGGCGGCGAGGACATCGACATCGTCTTCGAGCACCCGGGACGCGAGACCTTCGGCGCCTCCGTCTACGTCACCCGCAAGGGCGGCACCATCACCACCTGTGCCTCGACCTCGGGCTACATGCACCAGTACGACAACCGCTACCTGTGGATGTCCCTGAAGCGGATCATCGGCTCGCACTTCGCCAACTACCGCGAGGCCTGGGAGGCCAACCGGCTGGTCGCGAAGGGCAAGATCCACCCGACGCTGTCGAAGGTCTACTCCCTGGAGGAGACCGGGCAGGCCGCCTACGACGTGCACCGCAACCTCCACCAGGGCAAGGTCGGCGTCCTCGCGCTGGCGCCCGAGGAGGGGCTGGGCGTGCGCGACGAGGCCAAGCGCGCCCAGCACATCGACGCCATCAACCGCTTCCGCAACATCTGA
- a CDS encoding protein meaA — translation MTERQPAAGQREKDRPWLMRTYAGHSTAEASNELYRRNLAKGQTGLSVAFDLPTQTGYDSDHILARGEVGRVGVPVAHLGDMRRLFQDIPLEQMNTSMTINATAMWLLALYQVVAEEQGADVTRLQGTTQNDIVKEYLSRGTHVFPPGPSLRLTTDMIAYTVSHMPKWNPINICSYHLQEAGATPVQEIAYAMSTAIAVLDAVRDSGQVPADRFGDVVARISFFVNAGVRFIEEMCKMRAFGRIWDQVTRDRYGIENPKQRRFRYGVQVNSLGLTEAQPENNVQRIVLEMLAVTLSKDARARAVQLPAWNEALGLPRPWDQQWSLRIQQVLALESDLLEYEDIFAGSHVVEAKVTELVEASLAEIERIQEMGGAMAAVESGYLKSQLVSSHAERRARIESGEDKIIGVNVFETTEPNPLTADLDTAIQTVDPAVEARVISSLENWRDTRYQPPFNHPRPCKALEKLKEAAKGTANLMEATLECARAGVTTGEWAGALREVFGEFRAPTGVSSAPVAVPAEEGSAMADVRRRVDLTAKDMGVGKLRFLVGKPGLDGHSNGAEQIAVRARDAGFEVVYQGIRLTPEQIVDAALEEDVHAVGLSILSGSHAQLVPDVLERLRVAGATDIPVIAGGIIPNGDAELLRAAGVAAVFTPKDFDITGIIGRIVDEIRKANKLDPLEVPA, via the coding sequence ATGACTGAGCGTCAGCCCGCCGCAGGTCAGCGGGAGAAGGACCGGCCGTGGCTCATGCGCACGTACGCCGGTCACTCCACGGCCGAGGCGTCCAACGAGCTGTACCGGCGCAACCTCGCCAAGGGTCAGACGGGTCTGTCGGTCGCGTTCGACCTGCCCACCCAGACCGGCTACGACTCCGACCACATCCTCGCCCGCGGCGAGGTCGGCCGGGTCGGCGTGCCGGTGGCCCATCTCGGCGACATGCGCAGGCTGTTCCAGGACATCCCCCTGGAGCAGATGAACACCTCGATGACGATCAACGCCACCGCCATGTGGCTGCTGGCGCTCTACCAGGTCGTCGCCGAGGAGCAGGGCGCGGACGTCACCCGGCTCCAGGGCACGACCCAGAACGACATCGTCAAGGAGTACCTGTCCCGGGGGACGCACGTCTTCCCGCCGGGGCCGAGCCTGCGCCTGACGACGGACATGATCGCGTACACGGTCTCCCACATGCCGAAGTGGAACCCCATCAACATCTGCAGCTACCACCTGCAGGAGGCCGGGGCCACGCCGGTGCAGGAGATCGCGTACGCGATGTCCACGGCTATCGCCGTGCTGGACGCCGTCCGCGACTCCGGGCAGGTGCCGGCCGACAGGTTCGGCGACGTCGTCGCCCGTATCTCCTTCTTCGTGAACGCGGGCGTCCGCTTCATCGAGGAGATGTGCAAGATGCGCGCCTTCGGCCGCATCTGGGACCAGGTCACCCGCGATCGCTACGGCATCGAGAACCCCAAGCAGCGCCGCTTCCGCTACGGCGTCCAGGTCAACTCCCTGGGCCTGACGGAGGCGCAGCCGGAGAACAACGTCCAGCGGATCGTGCTGGAGATGCTCGCCGTGACGCTGTCGAAGGACGCACGCGCGCGTGCCGTGCAGCTGCCGGCCTGGAACGAGGCCCTGGGTCTCCCCCGGCCCTGGGACCAGCAGTGGAGCCTGCGCATCCAGCAGGTCCTCGCCCTGGAGAGCGACCTGCTGGAGTACGAGGACATCTTCGCGGGCTCGCACGTCGTCGAGGCGAAGGTCACCGAGCTGGTCGAGGCGTCCCTCGCGGAGATCGAGCGGATCCAGGAGATGGGCGGCGCGATGGCCGCCGTCGAGTCGGGCTACCTCAAGTCGCAGCTGGTCTCCTCGCACGCGGAGCGGCGCGCCCGCATCGAGTCGGGCGAGGACAAGATCATCGGCGTCAACGTCTTCGAGACGACCGAGCCCAACCCGCTGACCGCCGATCTCGACACCGCGATCCAGACGGTCGACCCGGCGGTCGAGGCCCGTGTCATCTCCTCCCTGGAGAACTGGCGCGACACGCGGTACCAGCCGCCCTTCAACCACCCGCGTCCGTGCAAGGCGCTGGAGAAGCTGAAGGAGGCCGCGAAGGGCACCGCCAACCTCATGGAGGCGACCCTGGAGTGCGCTCGCGCCGGCGTCACGACCGGCGAGTGGGCGGGGGCGCTGCGCGAGGTGTTCGGCGAGTTCCGCGCGCCGACCGGCGTGTCCTCGGCGCCGGTGGCGGTCCCGGCGGAGGAGGGCTCGGCCATGGCCGACGTCCGCCGCAGGGTCGACCTGACCGCGAAGGACATGGGCGTCGGCAAGCTGCGCTTCCTGGTCGGCAAGCCGGGCCTGGACGGGCACTCCAACGGCGCCGAGCAGATCGCCGTGCGGGCCCGCGACGCCGGCTTCGAGGTGGTCTACCAGGGCATCCGGCTGACGCCCGAGCAGATCGTGGACGCGGCGCTCGAGGAGGACGTGCACGCCGTGGGCCTGTCCATCCTCTCCGGATCGCACGCCCAACTGGTGCCGGACGTCCTCGAACGGCTGCGTGTGGCCGGTGCCACAGACATCCCGGTGATCGCCGGTGGCATCATCCCGAATGGCGACGCCGAGCTGCTCAGGGCTGCGGGCGTGGCCGCGGTCTTCACCCCGAAGGACTTCGACATCACCGGAATCATCGGCCGCATCGTCGACGAGATCCGCAAAGCGAACAAGCTCGACCCCCTGGAGGTCCCCGCATGA